The DNA region GCTGTTGGACGCTGGTCACCGTGAAGGAGTCCACGTCGTCGGAGGTCACCACACCACCGGGGGCACGCCCGAAGGCGTATTCGCCGCGCAAAAGCGCATGAGCGGCATCGAGGCGGCGATGGAGGCGGCGGGGACCCGGCTTGCTGGAATCATCGAATGCGACTGGTCGGCCCCGGAGCACGGCTACCGGGCGACGCGATCATTGCTGGAGTCTGCTTTCGTGCCCACGGCCGTCATCTGTTGCAACGACAGGCTCGCCATCGGCGCATGCCAAGCCCTGCGGGAGAGTGAGTTGCGTATCCCCGAGGACATCTCGCTCGTCTCCTTCGGGGACCCCGGACTGGCCTCCTGGCTGCGGCCCCCCGTGACCTCTGTCGACCTGCCCCACCACGAGCTCGGCCGCACAGCGGTTTCCTTACTCCTGTCGGACGATGCGACACCGGCGATCCATCGGATACCTATGACACTCAGCCGACGGGGATCGATCACAGCCGCCAGAGATGCGTGACGTGAACTGCCCTGCCCCCAAAGGGATATCGCGTGTAGAGGTTGGTTCCGGCTCTCCAGGAGGCAGAGAAATACGCGGGCCTCCAAGCGCCTCCAAGCGCCGCCGTGCCGAGGCCGCGCACTCCCTGTGGTGCGTCGCTCTGCCCTGATCTAGAGCAGCTCGTACGCCGGTAGCGTCAGGAACTCCTCGTACTTCTCGTCCAGGGCGACCCGCAGCAGCAGATCGTGCGCCCGCTGCCACTCGCCCGCCTCGAAGGTCTCGTCGCCCAACTCCTCGCGCAACTGCGCCAGATCCTCCTGTGCGACTCGCCGCACCAGTTCCGGGGTGACGCGGACCTCGCCCTCGGGGGCGTCGGGCAGCACCACCTGGGCGTCCACCCACTGCCAGATCTGCGAACGGGAGATCTCCGCCGTCGCCGCGTCCTCCATGAGCCCGAAGATGGCGACGGCTCCCATGCCGCGCAGCCAGGCCTCGATGTAACGGGTGCCCACCTGCACGGCGTTGCGCAGACCCGCGTAAGTGGGCCGTGCGCCGGTCGAGTCGACGGCGATCAGCTCGGCGGCGGTGACCTCGACGTCCTCGCGCAGCCGCTCCTTCTGGTGGGGGCGGTCGCCGAGCACCGCGTCGAAGGACTCCTGCGCCACGGGCACCAGGTCGGGGTGTGCGACCCATGAGCCGTCGAAGCCGTCGGCGGCCTCGCGGTCCTTGTCGGCCCGTACCTTCGCCAGGGCCTGCTCGTTGGCCTCCGGGTCGCGGCGGTTGGGGATGAACGCGGCCATGCCGCCGATCGCGTGGGCGCCGCGCTTGTGGCAGGTGCGTACGAGGAGTTCGGTGTAGGCGCGCATGAACGGGGCCGTCATCGTCACCGAGTTGCGGTCCGGGAGGACGAACTTCGCGCCCGCGTCGCGGAAGTTCTTCACGATGGAGAACAGGTAGTCCCAGCGTCCGGCGTTCAACCCCGAGGCGTGGTCGCGCAGTTCGTAGAGGATCTCCTCCATCTCGTACGCGGCGGTGATCGTCTCGATCAGCACGGTGGCCCGTACGGTGCCCTGCGGGATGCCGCAGTAGTCCTGGGCGAAGACGAAGATCTCGTTCCACAGCCGCGCTTCGAGATGCGACTCGATCTTGGGCAGATAGAAGTACGGGCCCTTGCCCATGTCGATGAGGCGCCGGGCGTTGTGAAAGAAGTAGAGCCCGAAGTCGACGAGTGCGCCCGGCACTTGGGCGCCGTCGACGCGCAGATGGCGCTCGTCGAGGTGCCAGCCGCGGGGCCGCATGACGACGGCGGGCATCGTCTCGGCGGGCCCGAGGTCGTAGGTCTTGCCGGAGTTCTCGTCGGTGAAGCCGATGGTGCGCTCGTAGGCGGAGATCAGATTGAGCTGACCGCCGACGACGTTCTCCCACGTGGGGGCGGAGGCGTCCTCGAAGTCGGCGAGCCACACCTTGGCGCCGGAGTTGCACGCGTTGACGGTCATCTTGCGGTCGGTGGGGCCGGTGATCTCCACCCGGCGGTCCTGCAACGCCTCGGGGCAGGGGGCCACTTGCCAGTCGCTCTCGCGTACGTCCGCGGTGTGGGGCAGGAAGTCCAGCGTCGAGGTCCGGGCGATCTCCGCGCGCCGCTCGGCGCGCTGGGCCAGCAACTCGTCGCGGCTGGGCGTGAACCGGCGGTGCAGCGCCGCGAGGAAGTCGAGTGCCTCAGCGGTCAGCACCTCCTCCTGGCGCTCCACGGGAGTCGCATCGACGATCTCGACGGCGGAGGGCGCTCCTGCGGGCATGGTGGGTCACTCCTTAAGGCGGCGGCGTGCGGTCACGGCCGCCGGATCGCGTGCGTACCGGCACGGGGTGCCGCCTGGCGGGCGGCGCTCGTGGAAGCGGTCCTGACTCCCTCCAGGAGAGCCCAAACGCTTCTGAACAGTGGAGACTAGTTTCCTTATGGTGGAAGAATCAAGGGTCTGTTGACATCGAGACATCCCTCACCAGGTCATCGGGCTCAGGGATGGCCCGGAGTGCCAGCCCCGGCCGCGGCGGGGCGGAACGGCCGAGGGGCGCCGGGCAGAGCCCGTGCCCAACACCCTTGCGGATGCTGGGTTTCGCGAGCGGGGACGGCGAAACACCCGGGTCCGAAGCGACGGTCTTCCGTATGCGTGCCGGCGGCGTCCCGAGGGCTCTCCTACGGGCTTCGGAGCTCTACGGGCCACCTCGGCGACCGCTCACGGGCGGGCGCGCCTGAGCCGCTCCAGGTCCTGCGGGGTGTCGATGTCCGAGGGGTCGGCGATGTCCCGGCACTCGACCAGTTCGATCTCGTCCGGCCGGGCACGCAGATAGGCGCGCGCCCCCTGGTCGCCCTCCGCGCTCTTGGCGATCCCCGGCCAGTGGTCCGCCCCGAAGAGCACCGGATGACCCCGCCGCCCCTCGTACGACGCCGCGGCCAGCGTCGCGGTGGAACAGCACAGCGAACGCACCCGCGCGACCGCGCCCGACCCCACGCCCGGCTGGTCCACGAGCAGCACCAGCGCCGCATCCGTGCCCGTGCCGATGAGCGAGTCCAGACCGAGCCGCAGCGAGGAGCCCATTCCCGACTCCCAGTACGGGTTGTCGAGCACCGTGCAGCCGGAGAGTTCGGCCCGTGCCCGCACCTGCCCGGCCGCGGCGCCCAGCACCACGTGCACCTTGTCGCAGCCGCCCGCGCGCAGCGTCCGCACGGCGTGCTCGACCAACGGCCGCCCGCGCAGCGGCAGCAGCGCCTTGGGCCGCCCGCCGAGGCGCCGCCCGCCCCCTGCCGCCAGCAGCAGCCCCGCTACCACGGGGGCGGCCGAGCCCTCCGCCTCGTCCCGCTTGGTCGTCATAGGACCTCTCCTCGGTCGGCACTCGGGCTCCGGCGAATCCGATCCGGCGCTTTCCCCCTCGGCCCTCTATTCCGCCCGATTGTGTACGAGCAGTGCAAGGCGTTGCGAACTTGGCGCTGTGCGCCCCGAATTTCGCCCTCCGTGTGGCGCGGTGTGCGGAGAGTGGCGTTTACTTGGTCGGGCCGGTGGCGTTCGATCCTGTGGGGGATAGACGCACGGCGCCATCTCTGTGGGGGAGAAACTGTGGTGCGAAGCGATGCTGTGGGGCAGCGTGCTATCCGAGTGCCGGACGCCGCGGAGGATGATCCGCGCGTCTGCGGGCTGAGCGCTGCCGTGGCCCGGCTGCGGGCCGAACTGGACGCCTACCCCGCCCGGTTGCACGACAGGCGCACCGCCGAGGACGAACTGGACGCGCTCGACGTGCAGATCGCCGAAGGCGTCCCGTCGTCCGACGGTCTGCGCCACTCCCTGCTGCTGATCGTCGCTGCCGTCGGCTCGGTCAGCGCGCTCGCCGACGCCCTCTCAGGTCTGCGCAACGCGGTCGAACTCTTCGGTGAGGCACAGGAGTTCCGCCGGGTCAACTAGGACCTCGCGTGCCGTCCCTCGCCGTTCCCGGCCAGTCGACTACGTTCCCCGCCGGGAGACCATGCAGCGTTCGTGCGGGACAGGCTCCAAGGCGGCAGGGACAGACGTAAGGGATTCGTTCGAGTCCTTACACGCCGATGACGCGACAGGCCTGACGGGTAGTACCCGGCGAGCGGTTGGGCGAGTGTTCCGGACGGGGCAGGCGACGAAGGTCCGCCGCCCCGCGTCGCCCACGATCGTCTCGGTGCCGCCGGAGGGGCTGATGGTGATGGACGATTTCAGCGCCGGACACCCGTATCCGCACGGTGCCGGGCCGGACGGGGGCACACCCGCCCGACGAGGCGCCCTGCGGCGCAGGTTGAGCGATGGTGCCGCGCGCTGTGTGCGGGCGGTGCGAGCCGTGCCGGCGGGTGCGGTCGTCGCCAGCCTGGTCACGGTCTCGGGGATGACCGTGGTTCTGCAACTGGCGGGCGCTTGGCCGTTCGCCCCTCACGACGTGCCCGACTCGGTTCCCGGCGCCAGGCTGCCCCTGCCGCCGTCGGCCGTCGACGCCGGAGGCTCACCGTCCGGACGCGGGAGCGGCGAGGGGCGTGACGCGGACCGGCCCGAAGATGTGGGCGGCGGAGGCGGGAAGCAGACGAGTGCTCCCGCCGGGGCGGACGACGGGGACCAGGCGAAGGCTCCGCCGACTGCCGGGCAGGGCATGACAGGCCGTACAGGTGAGGCGGGCAATGGCGGCACGGGGAACCGAGGGTGCCGGGCCTCATGGCACGTGGACGGTCAGTGGGAGGACTTCAACGCCACCGTGACGGTCACCGCCACGGCCGGGGAGCGCCTGCGCGGCTGGGAGGTCACCTGGACATGGGCCGACGGGCAGCGACTGGTCAAGGGATGGAACGGGGAGTTCCGGACGTCGGGTGCGGAGGTCGGCGTGCGCAACAGCAGCGGCAGCGCGGGGATCTCACCAACCGGCGAGACCACGTTCGGTTTCCAGGCCACCGGGAGTGGAAGCCCCGCCCCGCGTCTGACCTGCCACTGCCGTTGAGCGCCAACCGTCGTGGAGGGGGCGGCGCTCCACGCCCCCCGGTCCCCTGCCGGACGCGGCGGCGGGTCTCAGCCGCCCGAAGTGCCGTTGCTCGCCAGGGCCTTGGACAACTGCTCCGCCACCTCGTGCATCAGCGGTACGAACTTGTCCGTGGCCGCCTCGGTGACGCGTCCCGCCGGTCCGGAGATCGAAATGGCCGCGGCCGTGGGGGAGTCGGGCACGGGGACGGCGATGCAGCGCACCCCGAGCTCCTGCTCGTTGTCGTCCATCGCATAGCCCGCGGTGCGCACGTGCTCCAGCGCGGCGAGGAAGCCCTCCGGCGTGGTGATGGTCCGCTCGGTCGCCGCGGGCATCCCCGTACGGGCGAGCATCGCGCGCACCTCCTCCGGCGGGTGGCCGGCGAGCAGCGCCTTGCCGACGCCCGTCGAGTGGGGCAGTACGCGCCGTCCGACTTCGGTGAACATCCGCATCGAGTGCCGGGAGGGCACCTGGGCGACGTAGACCACCTCGTCGCCGTCGAGCAGCGCCATGTTGGCGGTCTCGCCCGTCTCTTCGACCAGCCGCGACAGATAGGGGCGCGCCCAGGTGCCCAGCAGCCGGGAGGAGGACTCCCCGAGGCGGATGAGCCGGGGGCCGAGTGCGTAGCGGCGGTTGGGGTGCTGGCGTACATAGCCGCAGGCGACGAGGGTGCGCATCAGCCGGTGGATGGTGGGCAGCGGCAGTCCGCTGCTGCCGGACAGCTCGCTCAGCCCGACCTCGCCGCCAGCGTCGGCCATCCGCTCCAGCAGGTCGAAGGCGCGCTCAAGGGACTGGACGCCGCCGCTCGACGCGGCCGTGGAGGCGCGGGCGTCGCTGGAGGCGGGGTCGGCGGTGGCGGAGTCTCGCCGGTCGGACGACGGCACGTCGCGTTCCTTTCCTGCGGCTTGGGCGCATGCTACCGGCATGGCGGAGGCGGTCCCTTCGACCGCCGCCGGCGCTGATCTCCCGGCAGCGTCCGGCAGATCGCTCAGCAATCCGCGCGGTGGGTATCCGATAGCGGGCTGTGAATTCTGCAAAGTGGAATGGTACTTCCATTTCGTGGAATCTGCCATGCTCTGCGTCTTGACGAGGCGGGAATCCGGCAAGAGGATCTGGCGTCAACAGATTGTTGAAGCGAAGAAGGTGGTCAGGTGCCCGGCGTCCAACTCGTACTGCGCTCGTCACGCGTCGTCACGCCCGAGGGTACGCGGGCCGCCACGGTGAGCGTCGCGGACGGCCGGATCACCGAGGTCGGGCCGTACGACGCCCCCGTGCCGCCAGGGGCGCGGCTGGTGGACACCGGCGACGACGCCGTGCTCCCCGGACTCGTCGACACCCACGTACACGTCAACGACCCGGGACGCAGCGAGTGGGAGGGCTTCGCCAGCGCCACCCGCGCCGCGGCGGCGGGCGGCATCACCACCCTCATCGACATGCCGCTCAACTCCCTGCCGCCGACGACCACCACCGCCCACCTGCGTACGAAGCAGGAGACGGCCCGCCCGCAGGCGCACATCGACACCGGCTTCTGGGGCGGCGCGATACCGGGCAACGTCGGTGAACTGCGCCCGCTGCACGAGGCGGGAGTGTTCGGCTTCAAGTGCTTCCTCTCGCCGTCGGGCGTCGAGGAGTTCCCCCAACTCGGGCCGCGCGAGCTGGAGTCGGCGCTCACCGAGATCGCCGGCTTCGGCGGGCTGCTGATCGTCCACGCCGAGGACCCACAGCGGCTGGCCGCCGCTCCGCAGAAGGGCGGCCCCGCCTACGCCGACTTTCTCGCCTCCCGTCCGCGCGCAGCGGAGAACGACGCGATCGACCGGCTGATCGCGCTCGCCCGGCGGCTCGAAGCGCGCGTACACGTGCTGCATCTCTCCTCCGCCGACGCGCTGCCCGCCATCGCGGGCGCACGCCGTGAAGGGGTGGCGCTGACCGTGGAGACGTGCCCGCACTTCCTCACCCTCGCCGCCGAGGAAGTCCCGGACGGGGCGACGGAGTTCAAGTGCTGCCCGCCCATCCGCGAGCGCGCCAACCAGGACGCGCTGTGGCGGGGCCTCGCCGACGGCACCGTCGACTGCGTCGTCTCCGACCACTCGCCGTGCACCGCCGACCTCAAGGACGGCGACTTCGGCACGGCCTGGGGCGGCATCTCATCCCTCCAACTCGGCCTGCCCGCCGTCTGGTCCGAGGCCCGCCGCCGAGGGCACACCCTCGACGACGTCGTGCGCTGGATGTCCTTCGGGCCCGCGCGGCTCGCCGGGCTGGAGGGCCGCAAGGGCGCCGTAGCGCCCGGCCACGACGCGGACTTCGCCGTCCTCGCCCCCGAGGAGACCTTCACAGTCGACCCGGCGAGGCTCCACCATCGCAATCCGGTCACCGCGTACGCGGGCAGGACGCTGCACGGCGTCGTACGTGCCACCTGGCTGCGAGGCCAGCCGATAGCCGAGGGCGGCCGCCCGCTGCGGCAGGCCGGACGGCTCATCGAGCGGACCGGGGCGAGCGCATGACCCGACGGGACGCTCACCCGGCACGTCAGGGCCTGGAAGCCCCACGACTGCTGAGGACGACCGAGACGCCCGTGAGGACGACCCAGACGACCGAGAGGCGCGACGCATGACGGCCACACATCCAGCCGCCCCCGCCCCCGTACGCTTCACCGGCGACGCCAGCCCGTACGCGGGCGGCGACCCGTATGCCGACTACCGCTGCGCCGAACTGCCCTTCACCCACCACGTCGATCTGGCCGACCGCCGCCTCGGCGCCGGAGTCATGGCCGCCAACGACGAGTTCTTCGCCGAGCGCGAGAATCTGCTGGAGCCCGGCCGCCCCGAGTTCGCCCCCGAACGCTTCGGGCACAAGGGCAAGATCATGGACGGCTGGGAGACCCGTCGCCGCCGCGGGTCCCGCGACGCTCCCCATCCGGCGCCCGGCGACCACGACTTCGCGCTGATACGACTTGGCGCCCCCGGAGTCGTACGCGGAATCGTCGTCGACACGGCGCACTTCCGCGGCAACTATCCGCGTGCCGTCTCGGTCGAGGCCGCCTGCGTGCCGGGTGCCCCCTCACCGGAGGAACTGCTCGACGACGGTACCGAGTGGACGGTGCTCGTCCCGGAGACCGCCGTGGGCGGGCACGCGGCCAACGGCTTCACCGTCGACGACGGCCGCCGCTACACGCATCTGCGCCTCAACCAGCACCCCGACGGGGGCGTCGCACGGCTTCGCGTGTACGGCGAGGTCGCCCCCGATCCCGAGTGGCTGGCGGCGCTGGGCACCTTCGACGTAGTGGCGCTGGAGAACGGCG from Streptomyces marispadix includes:
- the aceB gene encoding malate synthase A, producing the protein MPAGAPSAVEIVDATPVERQEEVLTAEALDFLAALHRRFTPSRDELLAQRAERRAEIARTSTLDFLPHTADVRESDWQVAPCPEALQDRRVEITGPTDRKMTVNACNSGAKVWLADFEDASAPTWENVVGGQLNLISAYERTIGFTDENSGKTYDLGPAETMPAVVMRPRGWHLDERHLRVDGAQVPGALVDFGLYFFHNARRLIDMGKGPYFYLPKIESHLEARLWNEIFVFAQDYCGIPQGTVRATVLIETITAAYEMEEILYELRDHASGLNAGRWDYLFSIVKNFRDAGAKFVLPDRNSVTMTAPFMRAYTELLVRTCHKRGAHAIGGMAAFIPNRRDPEANEQALAKVRADKDREAADGFDGSWVAHPDLVPVAQESFDAVLGDRPHQKERLREDVEVTAAELIAVDSTGARPTYAGLRNAVQVGTRYIEAWLRGMGAVAIFGLMEDAATAEISRSQIWQWVDAQVVLPDAPEGEVRVTPELVRRVAQEDLAQLREELGDETFEAGEWQRAHDLLLRVALDEKYEEFLTLPAYELL
- a CDS encoding nucleotidyltransferase family protein; protein product: MTTKRDEAEGSAAPVVAGLLLAAGGGRRLGGRPKALLPLRGRPLVEHAVRTLRAGGCDKVHVVLGAAAGQVRARAELSGCTVLDNPYWESGMGSSLRLGLDSLIGTGTDAALVLLVDQPGVGSGAVARVRSLCCSTATLAAASYEGRRGHPVLFGADHWPGIAKSAEGDQGARAYLRARPDEIELVECRDIADPSDIDTPQDLERLRRARP
- a CDS encoding DUF5955 family protein → MRSDAVGQRAIRVPDAAEDDPRVCGLSAAVARLRAELDAYPARLHDRRTAEDELDALDVQIAEGVPSSDGLRHSLLLIVAAVGSVSALADALSGLRNAVELFGEAQEFRRVN
- a CDS encoding cellulose binding domain-containing protein, whose translation is MFRTGQATKVRRPASPTIVSVPPEGLMVMDDFSAGHPYPHGAGPDGGTPARRGALRRRLSDGAARCVRAVRAVPAGAVVASLVTVSGMTVVLQLAGAWPFAPHDVPDSVPGARLPLPPSAVDAGGSPSGRGSGEGRDADRPEDVGGGGGKQTSAPAGADDGDQAKAPPTAGQGMTGRTGEAGNGGTGNRGCRASWHVDGQWEDFNATVTVTATAGERLRGWEVTWTWADGQRLVKGWNGEFRTSGAEVGVRNSSGSAGISPTGETTFGFQATGSGSPAPRLTCHCR
- a CDS encoding IclR family transcriptional regulator, which translates into the protein MPSSDRRDSATADPASSDARASTAASSGGVQSLERAFDLLERMADAGGEVGLSELSGSSGLPLPTIHRLMRTLVACGYVRQHPNRRYALGPRLIRLGESSSRLLGTWARPYLSRLVEETGETANMALLDGDEVVYVAQVPSRHSMRMFTEVGRRVLPHSTGVGKALLAGHPPEEVRAMLARTGMPAATERTITTPEGFLAALEHVRTAGYAMDDNEQELGVRCIAVPVPDSPTAAAISISGPAGRVTEAATDKFVPLMHEVAEQLSKALASNGTSGG
- the allB gene encoding allantoinase AllB encodes the protein MPGVQLVLRSSRVVTPEGTRAATVSVADGRITEVGPYDAPVPPGARLVDTGDDAVLPGLVDTHVHVNDPGRSEWEGFASATRAAAAGGITTLIDMPLNSLPPTTTTAHLRTKQETARPQAHIDTGFWGGAIPGNVGELRPLHEAGVFGFKCFLSPSGVEEFPQLGPRELESALTEIAGFGGLLIVHAEDPQRLAAAPQKGGPAYADFLASRPRAAENDAIDRLIALARRLEARVHVLHLSSADALPAIAGARREGVALTVETCPHFLTLAAEEVPDGATEFKCCPPIRERANQDALWRGLADGTVDCVVSDHSPCTADLKDGDFGTAWGGISSLQLGLPAVWSEARRRGHTLDDVVRWMSFGPARLAGLEGRKGAVAPGHDADFAVLAPEETFTVDPARLHHRNPVTAYAGRTLHGVVRATWLRGQPIAEGGRPLRQAGRLIERTGASA
- the alc gene encoding allantoicase, yielding MTATHPAAPAPVRFTGDASPYAGGDPYADYRCAELPFTHHVDLADRRLGAGVMAANDEFFAERENLLEPGRPEFAPERFGHKGKIMDGWETRRRRGSRDAPHPAPGDHDFALIRLGAPGVVRGIVVDTAHFRGNYPRAVSVEAACVPGAPSPEELLDDGTEWTVLVPETAVGGHAANGFTVDDGRRYTHLRLNQHPDGGVARLRVYGEVAPDPEWLAALGTFDVVALENGGAVLDASDRFYSPPGNTILPGRPRRMDDGWETRRRRDSGNDWIHYALTAQSAVRAVEIDTGYLKGNSAGWVALWGRDGESAPWRELLPRTRLQPDTVHRFLLGEGAGADDGDAGGDGPAPATEVRLDIFPDGGIARLRLYGSLTAEGARDLRERHRNRAAGT